The DNA region TCTTCCAAGCATTCCCCATCTGATCGTGTGCCTGAGCTGAGTGTGTTTGTCAGGGAGGGATTCACAGAGATATGGGTTCTATTTCTGCAGATTTTAGAGGTCACGTTCTCTGTGTTCCATACCCACTTCAGGGTCACATCAACCCAATGCTCAAGCTCGCCAAACTCCTCCGATCAAAGGCTTTCTCATAACTTTTGTGAATACCGAGTACAACCACAAACGCTTGCTCAGGTCCAGAGGCCCCAATGCCCTTGACGGCTTCCCGGGCTTCCGCTTTGAGACCATCCCCGACGGCCTTCCTTTTTCCGATCCCGATGTTAGCCAAGATGTCCCTTCCCTTTGCGATTCCACCTCCAAGAATTGCCTCGTCCCTCTCTGCAGCCTCCTCTCCAAACTCAACGATACGACCTCTTCCAACGTGCCGCCGGTCACCCGTATTGTGTCTGATGGCTGCATGAGCTTCACCCTTGATGCTGCTGAAAAGTTTGGAATTCCAAACATACTTTTCTGGACACCTAGCGCCTGCGGTTTGTTGAGTTATATGCATTATCGTCATCTAGTTGAACGAGGTTTAACACCGCTCAAAGGTACAAACATAGAGCCTCGATCAACCTTAATATTACTATTGATcagatttaactttttaaggCAAGTGTTTCCTATATAGATTCATTACCATGTGTCAACCTTAACAAAGATTGTAACTTACTTCGATGGATGTGATTCACAGATGCAAGCGATCTAACGAATGGGTATTTAGAAACAGAAATCGATTGGATTCCCGGAATGAAAAACATGCGGCTGAGGGATCTTCCGAGTTTCATTAGAACTACGGATGAGAACGATATCATGGTCAACTTCCTCATCCGGGAAACGAAGAGAACTCCAAGAGCTTCAGCTGTGATTTTGAACACGTTCGACCCATTTGAAAAGGATGCTTTGGATGCTCTCTCGTCTTTGCTTCCTCGTATACACAACATCGGTCCACTTCTGTTACTTGCCGATCAGATTAAAGATGACATATTGAAATCGTTAGGTTCAAATCTGCGGAAAGAACAGCCCGGGTGTGTTGAATGGCTAAATACAAAAGAACCCAACTCCGTGGTGTTCGTAAATTTTGGCAGCATCACTGTGATGACGCCTCAACAACTTGTCGAGTTTGCTTGGGGACTTGCCAACAGTGGAAAACCCTTCTTGTGGATTATAAGGCCTGATCTTGTGGTGGGAGACTCGGCCATTCTGTCTCCTGAATTTGTTACCCAAACTAAAGATCGAGGCATGCTAGCAAGTTGGTGCGCTCAAGAACAAATCCTGAAGCACCCATCAATAGCTGGGTTTCTAACGCATAGCGGGTGGAATTCCACGCTTGAAAGCGTGTGCGGTGGAGTGCCAATGATCTCCTGGCCCTTCTTTGCCGAGCAGCAGACGAATTGCAGGTACTGCTGCACTGAATGGGGCATTGGGATGGAGATAGATAACAACGTTAAGCGGAACGAAGTTGAGAAGCAAGTGAGGGAGTTAATGGAGGGTGATAAGGGtaaagagatgaagaagaaggtaATGGAGTGGAAGACAATGGCGGAAGAGGCTGCAAAAGCTGGTGGTTCTTCTTACCAGAATTTGGAAAGCTTGATTGCCGACGTACTCCTAACTGCAGGAAACAAGTAAATTAAGCAGAGCTAGGGAAGAAGAAGCTGGCAAATATTAATTCAAGTTTAAAATCAAttaagtagctagctagctgttgtgctatatatgatattgatttaTTAATCAACAATAATCTGATCTAGATCATTGACATCGTTATGATGATCAAGATCAGAACAATTAATCTggtctttataatatttttcttgtttatggCTTTTCTGTGTATTATGgttagaggttttttttttttttcctttttttaattgtgtatttatatttcattttgatATGTGGTTTTTGAATTTTAGGATTACCGACCTGTAATTTTGTGTTTCCAGTTACAACCATGATTTTCTTCCATCAATAGAATTTGTTTTCTTGGTTATCGTATTCTTTTAAGGAAAacgaatttaaaatataatcagTAAAAAGTCAGCAGTATTACTTATTTAACCATGGAAAAAGCTACGCGATCTCccgttgggatttttttttttttttttttttgattttatgattaagtaagtaatttttaataaaatatttaaaaatgttataaaaatcatataaaaaagagcaaagaaaaaaaataaagaaatgcaAAATGCATTAGTGCGAGTCCCGAGCGGCAGCTCCCAGCATGGGTGGTCAACTCTCTTATTGAGTCAATGCAAAagtaccccaaaaaaaaaatttcttagtcaattgataaaaaagaaattaaagaaaagaaaaaatttcagtATTAATAAAATGCTATATTAACAGCGGTGGTTTATACATAGTATTTGATCCGTTAGGTACCTGAAACGCCAACTGCAATCTTCAAGGCTTTGGTCCGGACTTTCCGTCCATCCAGCATACAACAGCGAAGCCAGCTGTGGCCATCCATGGACACGTTGATCAGCACCGTTTGCTGCAAAAAACAATGCAACTTTATATTAGCTAGCAGAAACTACATATATCTTTTAATTGGTCTGATTTTTCTCACATGCAGCACGTACTCCTAGCTAGCAATTTCCAATCTACCTTCATAATTGTCTTGGTTTTTCAGCTAAGATGATGAGCGTTGAGTATTGGACCAAAAGCCTCACGCCTTTTAGGGAGAGAAATATGCACAAGGTAGGCGGGTAGCTAGGGGAGATACTAACaatttcttcttgttttgaGGTACTCGATCTCCGCTGTTTGAGATACCACGGCCATTTATAGGTCTCAAGTCGGGCAACTAGCTTGAGGATGGGTCTCGAGAAAgtcaagtaatttttttaatttatttttttatgttcttaaatattcttttataaaaggGTCGCGCTACTGTGCCGCTCCCGGGTTACCGTAGATTTTGACCGCCTGACGTGGCACGCCACGTggcattaaataaaataaaaaataaaaaaagggggaaaacgGTCAGAAAGAAGGGCATCGTGAACTCATTGTGTGAAAATACTACTCAAACCCAGCAGCAGCCCTACTGTTGCCATCTCCTCCCAGCCGTCCCGTTGCTGAACATTGGTTCAGCGAGATAAGTACCTCGATTTTCATCAGTTCCCATCGCTACCGGTTCGACCCATCATCGTCCATCGGACCTTCTTTCTTCCTCCAGGAATAAATACCTTGCCGGTTCCCTCTTCATTTCTATTTCTGGTAACCTCCTTCTAGTACTCCCCATTGATGCTAAATCTATTCTCATCACAGGTAGTGTGATAGACGTATGATGTAgaatttttttccccaaaataCAAGCTGTCGACTTGCTTCTTAAGGGGTTcggtttgttaatttttttttagtctagAATCAACTTGAATGACTGTTAGTTTTTCCTAGTTGTAGTATTTTGTGTGAGATTTCTATGTACTTGGTTTAGAAAATGTATGTTAGCTTGAATGAATAAGGCGACAGGGGACTTGGTGCAGAATTTTTTTCCCAACAAACAAAGCTGTCGACTTTTTTCTTAGGGGGTTCGgttggttaatttttttttagtctagACAACTTGAATGACTGTTAGTTTTTCCTAGTTGTAGTATTTTGTGTGAGATTTTTATGTACTTGGTTGTATGTTAGCTTAAATGAATAAGGCGACAGGGGActtggtttaaaaaaaataaaccaagtTTTAACCTAGAATGAGTAATTTTACCTTTTTCATGTTCTTTGTAAAGGAAGATTACAGTTTATGTGCTTGCTGAAAACAGGATGTTTTGGCATTTTTAGTTCTAATCTTTGGCTTGGCATGATCAGTTTATTTGGAactctaatatttaaatatgtgtgGAGTTGAAATGGCCtctaaatattgtgtaaactttTGTGGTTTGGAGTTCATATGGCCTCTAAATATTGTTCAACAATTTTGTTTTGGAGGTCAAATGGCCTCTACATATTGTGAATACAATTCTGTTTTGGAGTTCAAATGGCCTCTAAATATTGTGAATACAATTCTGTTTTAGAGTTCAAATGGCCTCTACATATTGTGAATACAATTCTGTTTTGGAGTTCAAATGACCATGCGTATATTGTTCAATAAGTCTTTTTTGGAGTTCAAATGGCCTCTAAATATTGTTCAATAATTCTGTTTTGGAGTTCAAATGGCCTTCATTTTATAGTTATTGCAAAAGCgtttagtaagaaaaattctgatatgtTTGTAAGATTTATATTGATAAGTGTCAAGTGGTTTTTATGAAACATAGTTTAAGGAAGTCCAATTTGCACACCTTAGGTTCCCATAAGTTCAAATTCATAACAAGAATAGTGAGATACCTGATTATTGCAAGCCTAAGTTCAGAATCTAATTGATGGCCATTACTGAACACAGTTGATAGCTATATCGAGTATTACCcaatttatatacttttttttgtcaTCTCATCGCTAACCTATGCAGTAGATAGGCAACCCATTAGTTGTCAAGTTTAACATCATCATATGAATTCTAAACAACAGtagttaaaaagtaatattatactGAATTTGAAAACAGGCCTgctatacattttatttatttgtttggttttACTATAAGAATGAGTGGAGTATATTGTGGAAGGGAATGAtgttaaaaatttttctttgtatGTGCTACGACAACTACTTTTATTGTTCTCTTTGTATATGGACAGCAATGCCTAAGTGACGTAGTAAAAATTGCTCAAGTTCAAGAAAGTCAATAGTTGAGTACCTAATTTGTTACTGTGGAATTAAAGCTTGTCAAAGAACTGCGCATACGGAAGAAAATGAGGGGCGGCGGTTTTTTGGATGCCAAAACTATATGGTGAGATTTACTCTTCTTGCCCTCACATATCATTATTGTTGATAGTGTTGTTTGTCTAAATTTAAGTGGTAATTGATTTTCTGCAGTCTAGGAAGTCTTGTGGATACTTCTGCTGGTATGACCCTGAAATACTATCATATTGCCAAAAAACCATCAAACGATTACAACACtcaattgataaattaaaagttgaagttGAAAAGATCCAAGCATCAATGGATATCCAAAACTTGAATCATCGACTACAAATAGAGTCTGAGAAGCGCAAGAGGCAAATGGAGAAAGCCACTTACGTGACACTAATTTCATTGTCGTGGTTTTTCTTTGTTGGGTTGCTTATATCTAGTTGTGGTTGGTTCAAAgggaaatgttaatatagttgtAGAAGTAAGCAACTACAAAAGTCTATTTGTATGTGGAAGATCTTTGTATTTTGTGGAAGCTGAGAAATCAGCTTGTTGCTGGAAATTTGTAATAGACTGCTAGATCTTTGTATCATTGTGGAAAGTCTTTGTATTTTGTGAAAACGATATGTATTTGTTGATATTAATGAAAATGAAGTTTGTATTATTAAGTGGTTTGTTATTAGTCCTGATTCAAGACTCACCTGTGAATTCAAGTGTCCATTTGAGGTTATTAAACCCTGTTTGAGGTTATTAAACCCTGTTATAAACAGCTACTGCAAGTTCAACCAAGCAAAAGGTTGCtttggaaataaaataaataacatcaaTATCCTGGAGTAGTTGTTGGATATGCCCAAAATAAATCTCATGGACTTTCCTGGAAGTATAAACACAATATCCTGGAAGTATAAATACAATATCCTGGACGTAGTTGTTGGataacaaaatataaacaacATCATGCACAAATTTCCTGCAATATAACTCACCCTTTTATATTTCAGACcaagtaataaaaataagtatatgCTGGAAATAACCACAAATACACCATTAGATTGCAAATAAACAACTCATAGGTACTCAGCTTGTGAAGAAAAAAGGAGTTTTCATATTGAACAGCTTTCTTTCAACCAAAATGGCAGTTGAGGCCATTGTATTTTCGAGAACTTATACATATTTCCTATACATATTTCTTATACAAAAGCTACTAGTAAGTACAGCAACAGCCCCTcctaaatacaaaaaaacacatCATTTACAACAAGCATCATCTTCCCACTGtgcaaaatacaaaaagcacAAAAGACACCCAACCTACCACTATAAATACAGCAACATCAGCCCACTgtccaaaatacaaaaataatcaaaagacACCCTATCCTGGACAATACCACTATAAATACAACACCATCATGGCTGCCACCATCTAGGCTGTCGTAAATCATCCTGATCCGAGTCATTCATCTGCACAGGTTGCACTTGCATTGGAGGTGGACGAGCAGTCGAGAGAGTACAAAAAAAATCCGGCGCATGTGTCCAAACTTGGCTTTCTTGATCATGTAGCCATGATTGCTGGAAAAAATCAGCAAACATTATTTTTGGCTTTCTatacataaacaaaataaaagaatactTAGCAAAACCTGCAATATCAGTTAAGTCTTTTTATAAGTACCTGAGTTTGTGGAACCTCATGCTGTGTGCCGCTCATACTGTAATTTCGTCTATCTTCCCTTGATAAGTAACTACTTTTCTATGCATATCAACAAATATGGAATACAATATCTTAAGTTTAAGCCTAAGGTGATAATTTTTCCTATCTAAACAATCAAGCTGGAACTTTCAATAATATAGGCAATCTAGGTAAAATCTAATACTGAATTACATGAATTCAACTAGAACTAATActgaattatatgaaaaaaactaCTAGTATCTAAAAAATGAATCCTACATATGTGTACAAAATAATCAAAGGATTTTGGACCTCAGTTGTGGACAGTCTTCTTCTAGTACTCGATTTCTTGAGAGCCTTCTCAACGGGATGTGTTCTTCTCTTAGTTGTGGATCTCCCTTTACTCCGAACAACTAATGGACTAAGAACTTTGCTGGTTGTGCCATCAATGGGAGTAACAAGACCAGCTGTGGAAGTACCTTCATGTGAATCGTCATCGGGGTACTCCGACTTCAACTGTTCTAGCTGACCAATCAATTTCACACAGCTTCTCTCGGTCTTTGCAGCATTTGAACACAGTTTATAGAAGCAATTTTGGATCCGATTGAACCTTTGTTTCTCAGGGTTGCTTGTCGCCTCATAACTACTTTTTACATTGACATATTGTCTCTTTATATCCTTCCTCCACCGATCCAAAATGTATTTTGGTGGAACTTCACTCTTGTCTAACTGTGCCAGGATTCGAAGAGTATGTCGACATAATATTTCcctaaactcaaacaatttgcAACTGCATGTAATATCAAGGGAATCTTCTCCACATACGCTAACAAAATAGTTTACGCATTTAATAAATCCATCACTCACTTTAATCTCATCCCCGACTACGTACGTAAAGTTTGCCCCATCACCACCTAAATACGAGGTAGTCAAATATAAAAACCCTCGAAATTCTTCTTGGACTTCCTTGAACTTGgcaattgtatatattttttgaaattgctTCTTGATAGGATAGTGAGATATGCAAGGAATCTCAGTGTTAAATGAATTAAAGTCAGCAATTGCTTCATTCTCTGCCTTCCTCCTAAGGGCCGAATCATACTGATCCACAAATTGTTTCAATGTGGTCCGAGAGTGAACGTAGtcatcaaaaaatgcattcatgcccTCACTACGTTGTGTGGTTCACATTCCGGcccaaaatgtatttttaaCGTACGCCGGCACCCAATACTGCCTATCAGCATAAAGCGATCCCAACCAAGCATTCTCGCGAAGATCATTTGTTTCAAGCAAAGAGCTCCATCGTTCTTCAAGCTCATTCTTACTTAATGAGTCATATACACATTTGTGTAGACTATCTTTGATCTCGTCATATCGAGAATGTGacccaaatttttttggaaGCTTCTTCATGATATGCCACAAATAGAAGCGATGCCTAGACAATGGAAACATCCTGGCAATTGCAAGTTTCATTGCCTTATCTTGGTCTGTAATGATTGCATTTGGTGGTTGGTCATTCATACACTTCAACCATGACTCAAACAACCACTCAAAATTATTTGCATCCTCATTGGAAATCAATCTACACTCGAATAGGATTGACTGATCATGATGGTTCACGCCCACAAATGGCGCAAATGACATTTTATAAGCGTTGGTCAAGTATGTGGTATCAAAAGTGAATACATCCCCGAATGATTGATACGCAACTCTACTTCGGGCGTCTGCTCAAAACACATTCTTTAACCTCATGTCAGGGCCGACATCGATCGCATAAAAAAAttcagcatttttttttctgcatttCCTGGAAGTAGTTAGTTAGAGCTTCAACGCCTCCAACTCCGAGACAAAGTTGTCGTGCTTTCTCAATATAGTTTTGACATTCCTTTTGCCCAAATGGCATATTCTCATACCCCCGCTTCAACAATTACACTCTGGAAAGTTTTTGACGTACGTATTCCAGcttcatcatttatttcaaGCCTCTTAGCCCCACAAGCATCTACCTTCTTGAAGCATCTAAAGTGTCTTGCTTTCCCTGGACTGTAGTAATGTGTGTGATCCAAGATTACACTAGACAAGGTGTATCCGCCATCTTCATTCAAAACTGCATTAATTCTTGCTTTACACCCTACCCTCTCTGTTTGTCTTGGCTTGAGTATACTGGAAGCCTGACTCTTTGCTGTGCCTTGCCACGCACATACCAATGTAAACCATCTAACCCGCCCATCTTCGCTTTGTCTAGAATTCCTTCTACGGACCCCGAACCCTTTTTGTTTAGCATATCTCATATAATAAGACCGGACTTCTTCCTCACTAGAAAAAGTCATCCCAACTATTGGTTCCTCGACACCATCATCTTCCTTAGGTTCTTCGGTACCATCATCATTATTAGGCCCATCATCAATCAATACTTCATCATACTCATCATCTGTCAAGTGTACAAAGGAAGCCATGTGAACTTAGCTTTGGAGAACCTACAATTAGTATCGTGAAGGCCATTGAATTAGCATATCATTTTACATGCCCTCATATTATTGACATGTGAAATTATAAATACCATACAACAAAGAAAAGATAACTACAAAATAGCATGCCGATGATGCCCatgcagaaaaattatgttaaatatatatgcCCAAAAAAATTCTTCTCTCTAAGCAATATAAATCAagcttcttatttttttaaaagcaattttttttaaaggtataAATCAagcaggattttttttttctcctataATGTAAATCAAGcttcttattttaaaaagcaattttttttaaaggtataAATCaagcaagatttttttttctcctataACGTAAATCAAGCTTCTTTGTCTTTATGAGAAATAAGCTGCAtggttttaatgtattttaacaGTTAAAACATGTTTCAGCAAATATTTTTAACTAAGCTGAAATATAGCACTAAATTTGTACATAACTTCAATTAAAAGGTGGCACCTTTACTTACGTTAAGTTTTCACTAGCCGGCGAATGTATTCGTGAAAAtctctcaaattatattttgcaTTACAAGACATGTTTATTAAGGAGAGTGACACAAGATAAGAATAAGATTCAAATATAGAAACAAATTTGGAAGTGATTTGCAGCACTCATCAAGCCGAGTATCATGGCCTCTAATTGAtgtagttgttttatttttagtgatTCAAATCTGTAACCGATGTATACAATATCTCCTTAGCTGTACAAATCCCTTAAATAGGTTTGTAAACCTCTGTATAAATGGTTACAAAACAGATCAATATAGGTGTCTTGATATTTCCATTGTGAGCTtcagaatatttatttttcttcaatgttTACATAATACAAGAATCTTGCAATGTAAGGTGtatacacacattaaaaaaaatcggCTACTTACAGAATATATAGCCCACAAACAGAGTTTCTATACAAACAACTTGACAGAAAATAAATCATGCCCATATTTATGTGGATTCCCTTACATGTATTCATTCACATTTACAAGAAATTTTCTGCAAAAGGAAATGTGCCGGAATGCACATATTCTCTTTACCTTCAGCTGCCGTGGACTAAATGACCGTgtcccgggggggggggggggtgaatcAGAACCAGATGGGAGGGGGTGGAATACGACTCGAAGGAGTCGAGTTTATGGAGTGGAAGCTGGAGTTTCTATCTTGACCCAGCTCTCGCCGGCGTTGTATGGTGATCGGCGCCATGAGCCACGCAGCAGGTGGATGGGTTTCGGATGTCCCCTGTTTCGAATTCCTAGTTCTCGGGTTTTTCAGCTTCTGTGTGGGGCCTTCAATCGCCGGAGATGGGCCGAGTTTGGTGGTGGTCGGCGCTGTGATGTTGGGGGACGGTGAATGGGTTTCAGATTCCTAAACATCCACCGGGAAGGAGAAAGACACTGGAGAAGCCAACCCACGGGAAGGAGAAATACACTGTGCGTAATAGGCAGGCGGGAagtgagtttttcttttttcctgttTTAGAAGCTTAGTCAGCACTACAGTGATTTGCCATGTCAAGCAGTCATCCAAAGCGGGCAAAACCAGGCGGCAATCTAGTTTTTTCCTTTATAAAATGCTTTCTTCTTCGTACGTGGATTGGTTCTCAAAATGCTTAGTgtagctatttttttttcaattttcaaagcaCTTAAAAGAGTACTAGCGTTGGATTTAtcaaatattcttttaaaacaatttgacgaaaagtataaatttttcataaatttaaaacatttttatctataattttacattgaattaatcattaaatttatcaaaataataatataatattatttttttaataataatatttggatCGGGCTTGCCTCCCGTAACAGGACATCTCCTTTTAAGACACTAATGGCCAGCATTGTATGTTGGCAGGCAAGATCCAACCCTGTCGAGAATGTCCttgcaagaaaaaaattaatacgaacACCTCAAATTCCAATCCTCCACTCGTGATTTTCAAATCCTTGAAGTTTAGTCAGCATTCTTGGTATTGAAAAATAACTCATCAGCTTCAAAAGTTTCACATGTATTCCTGAAAACCTGCTTTGACGATGTGTTTTTGGTTGTGGTTGTTTTCAAGAACTATTGAATATTGGTATTGCCGCGCATCAAACCAGAAGTCAATTTTGGATGTCACGGATGTTAGTGAGGTAGATCTCACAACTTTGTCACGCGTTTCTGATGCGGACTTTGCATGTTTAGTTCTGGCACAGGGCAGGGTCTCGCGCCTGGCAGTTGAATGCTTGAAGACAAAATCTAGCAGCATGTCGCCAAGAAGAGGCAGGTTAGGAACGTACCCAGCAGGGCAGAATGTGAATGGCCCTTGATAATGATATCAAGAAAATAAGAGGTTAGAGACAAGATCAATTATCTGATATGCTCTGAATCTGTAAAAGTAGATAGAGGTGAATAGAAATTCCTTCTAGTGTAAAATGGTCACTCGTGTTAAAAATTCAAAGCTGTAATAGTTTCTTTCAATGGCAGATTCTCGATCATCCTTCGTCTTTTTCTCTGCTCTTTTCAAGTTGCGTATGACAACTGTACATCCTTCATTACCTCCTACGAACCAATGtaccaaataattaaaaagataatgCTGCCACAACCATATCTTTCACTCTGATTTTTAATTGAAAGATAGTCCTGTGAATCACTTCCATAAACTATCAACTGGGTCacttttattgtccttcaaGACTTAAACACAGTGTCCTCCTTCcgagaaatgatatatatacaatCTTTTATACAACCATAATTTGAAATGAGGATATATATACAATCCACGAATAATCGAATTCTTAATTAACTTAATTTCAAATCCAATAGATTTAGGGCTAGTTTCGTTACATAAATCAAACTAtcttattcatatcattttatatatttattataatttttttttaaatttttacataaaatataataaataatataatttttttaaaattttaaaacaaaattaatattaaaaaaatatattataacaatatttaatttaatttttaacaaaataccacatcttatctcattttaattatataactaaATGGGGCTTAATGAATCAACACATTAATGAGGACAAAAGAGAAGGTCCGTATAGGGCATCAGATTTCTTCAACATTTTACAAAATTTGTATTGGGAAAGGAAGACATTAACAGGTATGTGCGGACGTTAAAAACGCCATCTTAtatgtgaatagaaataaaataataataaataatttattaagagtattgatatatagtttatctttatgtatttaaaataattattttatatttaaaaattttatgtgtagttatttttacatactcTTTTATACagtttattgatataattaattgcgtattaaaaaaataatacaaccaattacattaataaaatatataaaaaaataggcaATAATGactgtagcattactcatttataaataatattttcttttcatatttatcTAATCAAATAAGCATTAAAAATgtgaaacaaatataaaatagacAATGCTATAGTCACCATGGGTAGTGGGAGCTATCGCTACttattttgatgtatttatatatatatatatatatatatatatatatatatatatatatttgaacactttttaatactttttcttaaaaaaatataaaaatccaaAACCAAACCCAATTCAATTAATATCTTCCTGATGATCTGTATGTATTTTTATTCCATAATCGACTTTTAATTATGGCCACCAATTACATAAATTTAGTGGTGTCTTATTTATtctctaattaattatttactttCCCATGTTAGGTACTTTGCAGAATTTCTTATACAGAGATGAGACTGTACAGTTCAGGAATTAAATTCTCATGTGGGATTCTAAGCCAATTCGGATAAATTGGAGTACTAAACGCTACACGTACATAAAGTAGGTAAATCAATTAAAACTAATTACAGGGAATATATTGAGCCAATGTTGTATTAATGTCTAACAGTTCTCCTTagtttttaatgaataaaagataagtccaattttaaaacaagttatggttaaaatatattttttaataataataataagtcgaagatttgagtaatttattatcAGTCGGATACAAAAGATTTGAGTAATGATGCATCTACCACTCTTTTTTTTCTACCGTGTTTctctttaaataaatatataacagttatgtaaattaattataagtttaaataaaaaataatgttatatgtaGTTATAGAATGCTTAagtttttgacctttttttgAGATTTGCAAGTAAGTTTATTAAATATTGTCAGTTTAGAGTAGTGATCGGGGTAATATTATTGAGGAAAATGCTTTGGCCACCGCtggctttctcttttttttttttaatgattcaGAAAAAatggtttaatattattataaattttatatatatttttaaaatatttaaaagtatt from Carya illinoinensis cultivar Pawnee chromosome 6, C.illinoinensisPawnee_v1, whole genome shotgun sequence includes:
- the LOC122312808 gene encoding protein FAR1-RELATED SEQUENCE 2-like, producing the protein MASFVHLTDDEYDEVLIDDGPNNDDGTEEPKEDDGVEEPIVGMTFSSEEEVRSYYMRYAKQKGFGVRRRNSRQSEDGRVRWFTLVCAWQGTAKSQASSILKPRQTERVGCKARINAVLNEDGGYTLSSVILDHTHYYSPGKARHFRCFKKVDACGAKRLEINDEAGIHARSRVAYQSFGDVFTFDTTYLTNAYKMSFAPFVGVNHHDQSILFECRLISNEDANNFEWLFESWLKCMNDQPPNAIITDQDKAMKLAIARMFPLSRHRFYLWHIMKKLPKKFGSHSRYDEIKDSLHKCVYDSLSKNELEERWSSLLETNDLRENAWLGSLYADRQYWVPAYVKNTFWAGM
- the LOC122312807 gene encoding protein FAR-RED IMPAIRED RESPONSE 1-like — its product is MNAFFDDYVHSRTTLKQFVDQYDSALRRKAENEAIADFNSFNTEIPCISHYPIKKQFQKIYTIAKFKEVQEEFRGFLYLTTSYLGGDGANFTYVVGDEIKVSDGFIKCVNYFVSVCGEDSLDITCSCKLFEFREILCRHTLRILAQLDKSEVPPKYILDRWRKDIKRQYVNVKSSYEATSNPEKQRFNRIQNCFYKLCSNAAKTERSCVKLIGQLEQLKSEYPDDDSHEGTSTAGLVTPIDGTTSKVLSPLVVRSKGRSTTKRRTHPVEKALKKSSTRRRLSTTEKSSYLSREDRRNYSMSGTQHEVPQTQQTVLINVSMDGHSWLRCCMLDGRKVRTKALKIAVGVSGT